A window from Gossypium raimondii isolate GPD5lz chromosome 7, ASM2569854v1, whole genome shotgun sequence encodes these proteins:
- the LOC105795227 gene encoding stress-response A/B barrel domain-containing protein UP3: MLSVKPRPLFSPPFSVTFSSPKHSKRPFTLSTKSSKTSITMSIIEHVVLFKVKDDTDQAKVNMMLNGLNGLVSLDPVVHLTAGPVFRTRSPISNFTHMLHSRYKSKEDLNSYSAHPDHLRVVKENVLPICDDIMAVDWVADNDPLPLSLPCNSAIKVTFLKLKENVTDEVQGEILGVIKGIKDNVSGIQQITCGENFSPARARGFSIASVAVFNGVNEMEGSEENEEYVNLQKQKVRDYLDGVIVVDYVVPSSSSSSSSSSSNL, encoded by the coding sequence ATGCTGTCTGTAAAACCTCGCCCTCTCTTTTCCCCGCCATTTTCTGTCACTTTCTCATCTCCCAAACACTCCAAAAGACCCTTCACTTTATCCACGAAATCCTCGAAAACCTCGATCACCATGTCCATCATTGAGCATGTTGTACTTTTCAAGGTCAAAGATGACACTGACCAGGCAAAGGTCAATATGATGCTCAATGGCCTCAATGGCTTGGTGTCTCTCGACCCTGTTGTCCACCTCACTGCAGGTCCCGTCTTTCGCACAAGGTCTCCGATCTCCAATTTCACGCACATGCTCCATAGCCGGTACAAGTCCAAAGAGGATTTGAACTCATATTCCGCACACCCCGATCACCTTCGTGTCGTCAAGGAAAATGTCCTCCCCATTTGTGATGATATCATGGCCGTTGATTGGGTTGCCGATAACGATCCTTTGCCGTTGTCCTTACCCTGTAACTCTGCCATCAAAGTGACCTTCTTGAAACTTAAAGAGAACGTTACCGATGAAGTGCAAGGTGAGATTTTAGGGGTAATTAAAGGGATTAAGGACAATGTCTCTGGTATTCAACAGATCACTTGTGGGGAGAATTTCTCACCTGCAAGAGCTAGGGGCTTTTCGATTGCCTCGGTTGCGGTTTTTAATGGAGTCAATGAAATGGAAGGGAGTGAGGAAAACGAAGAATATGTGAACCTACAGAAACAGAAGGTTAGGGATTATTTGGATGGTGTCATAGTTGTTGATTATGTGGtgccatcatcatcatcatcatcatcatcatcatcatcaaatcTTTGA
- the LOC105770238 gene encoding E3 ubiquitin protein ligase DRIP1: protein MSNDYINVQRRPLMEFLTCPLCSNIYREATTICVCLHTFCKQCIYEKVDKEKTHYCPVCDAYLGSIPQHMLRNDHKLEKLVKQIFPLEKPNEDNTENRFSNHSMNPIMKQNELDNSEPTVREFSLERSRKGLCWEHLGGRKDGETYGTEVQVKRRRRMQRKPYCKSLIGQREEGLKIGTANEMSKTNTSGLEKPTDSLNRCGEIVYLNQYSGCSPRPVWFCLLASQETNDMALPQIPKPFISTKNGDLAISIVNKYLAMKLNLKHESEVEVMCLGHPLMPTLTLNNLIDTWLEAVSDIEPVPAEEGDGRNFLMELTYRRSMKQCTLQ, encoded by the exons ATGTCGAATGATTACATAAATGTTCAAAGGAGGCCACTTATGGAGTTCTTAACATGTCCCCTTTGTTCAAACATTTATAGGGAAGCAACTACCATATGTGTTTGCCTTCATACAT TTTGCAAACAATGCATCTATGAGAAAGTAGACAAGGAAAAAACACATTACTGTCCAGTGTGCGATGCCTATCTGGGTTCCATTCCTCAACACATGTTaag aAATGACCATAAATTGGAGAAACTTGTAAAGCAAATTTTTCCCCTGGAAAAGCCAAATGAAGACAACACAGAAAATAGATTCTCAAATCATTCCATGAATCCTATCATGAAACAG aaTGAACTAGACAATTCCGAACCTACGGTACGCGAGTTTTCTCTTGAAAGATCAAGGAAAGGACTGTGCTGGGAACATCTAGGAGGTCGTAAAGATGGCGAAACTTATGGGACTGAAGTGCAAgtgaagaggaggaggaggatgcAGAGGAAGCCATATTGCAAATCTTTGATTGGCCAAAGAGAGGAGGGTTTGAAGATCGGGACCGCAAACGAGATGTCAAAAACCAATACGAGTGGTCTTGAGAAGCCAACTGATTCATTGAACCGATGCGGAGAAATTGTGTATCTAAACCAATATAGTGGTTGTTCCCCACGCCCTGTGTGGTTTTgcttgcttgcaagtcaagaaAC GAACGACATGGCATTGCCTCAGATACCAAAACCTTTTATTAGTACCAA GAATGGAGATTTAGCCATATCCATTGTGAACAAGTACCTTGCAATGAAGCTAAACCTCAAACATGAATCTGAG GTTGAAGTCATGTGTTTGGGTCATCCATTGATGCCAACCTTAACCCTAAACAACCTGATAGACACATGGCTAGAGGCCGTATCGGATATCGAACCGGTGCCGGCCGAGGAAGGCGACGGCAGGAACTTTTTGATGGAATTAACGTATAGAAGGTCCATGAAGCAGTGCACTTTGCAGTAA
- the LOC105770230 gene encoding acyl-CoA-binding domain-containing protein 1 isoform X2, with translation MGLVEDFQEYANKAKTLPPSTKDADKLILYGLYKQAMVGNVNTDRPGMLSPTDRAKWDAWKAVEGKTKEQAMTEYIAKVKEFLGQSAK, from the exons ATGGGTTTAGtg GAGGATTTCCAAGAGTATGCTAACAAGGCCAAAACCTTGCCTCCATCAACAAAAGATGCAGATAAGCTGATATTATACGGCTTATATAAACAAGCAATGGTTGGAAATGTTAATACGG ATCGTCCTGGAATGTTAAGCCCCACAGACAGAGCTAAATGGGATGCTTGGAAAGCTGTTGAAg GGAAGACCAAAGAACAAGCAATGACTGAATATATTGCAAAGGTGAAGGAATTTCTGGGACAATCTGCTAAATGA
- the LOC105770230 gene encoding acyl-CoA-binding domain-containing protein 1 isoform X1, whose amino-acid sequence MGLVEDFQEYANKAKTLPPSTKDADKLILYGLYKQAMVGNVNTDRPGMLSPTDRAKWDAWKAVEGIKMKKNKKIKGLIALDISNYEINFKLVIYFKTLDP is encoded by the exons ATGGGTTTAGtg GAGGATTTCCAAGAGTATGCTAACAAGGCCAAAACCTTGCCTCCATCAACAAAAGATGCAGATAAGCTGATATTATACGGCTTATATAAACAAGCAATGGTTGGAAATGTTAATACGG ATCGTCCTGGAATGTTAAGCCCCACAGACAGAGCTAAATGGGATGCTTGGAAAGCTGTTGAAggtataaaaatgaaaaaaaataaaaaaattaaaggattaatTGCACTAGACATctcaaattatgaaataaattttaaattagtaatatacTTCAAAACATTGGATCCTTAA
- the LOC105795142 gene encoding protein ELF4-LIKE 3 has product MEDETYSGLGNGGEIDTKVVQTFQKNFVQVQNILDQNRLLINEINQNHETKIPDNLTRNVGLIRELNNNIRRVVDLYADLSTSYNKSMDASSSDGDSNGAMKSGGNKRNRPA; this is encoded by the coding sequence atggaggATGAGACATATTCAGGGCTAGGGAATGGTGGTGAAATAGATACCAAAGTGGTGCAGACATTTCAGAAGAACTTTGTGCAGGTCCAGAATATATTGGACCAGAACAGGTTGCTGATCAATGAGATAAACCAGAACCATGAGACCAAGATCCCTGACAACTTGACCAGAAATGTTGGTCTAATTAGGGAGCTCAACAACAACATAAGGAGGGTGGTTGATTTATATGCTGATCTTTCAACTTCTTACAACAAATCCATGGATGCTTCTTCCTCTGATGGGGATTCTAATGGTGCCATGAAATCAGGTGGTAACAAAAGAAATAGGCCTGcttga